The nucleotide sequence TGAGTTGAATGCacaagaaatgaaaaaaaaaacctgAATAAGCATGGCACGTGCTAATTCTCCACTGAACAGATTCTGAATTGGATGCATCGATTCCTTTTCGTACCTGCATTAATGTACAATACAGCTCAATCCACAAACAAACAGGATCAATGTAGTCCCTTTTCACACATTACTCAGATGGTTCATAGAATATAAACTGCCAAGACAGCTTTGAATTAAACAAACACCATGTAAAGAACTAATCCATTGGGGGATGAACCAAAACAAGTAAACTTAGGGAAGCGCTAGCTATATAAGCAACATGCCTAAAGTATCCGTAAAGCATGCGACTCTCTCGATGCAACTGTAGATGTATCTTGCGTTAACAAGTTAGATAGGAGGAGTGATTAAGAATTTAAGAGTAAACATGATAAATTGTATTTGTATCAACCACTTCTTAGGAGTCATGCTGAAAAAAATAGGTACTATCCCTAGCTTCCTGAAGTTTGTTTCTATCACTCACAGCAGAAACTCAAGTTCGATTGGGATTCCCAAAAATAGGTACTAAACATTTAAATGCAAATGTAAATAAGCattaaataaaaatccaccgagtGGAATTATTTGTTGCTATGGCTTAGAATTTTCATATATTCCATATAACTTAAACTAGTTCAGATGGCTTTCTTACTCCCCCATAAAATGCTTATGTTTTGTCAGCCCCAGTGCCAACACTATTTTAGTTGCACACAAGGGAACTGAAAAGCCATTGAAGATGTCTTTATAAGGCAGAACAGGAAGGTGGAATGTAGTACTGCTCCAGAGTAAGCAACAAGAAATCACAAAATTCAAGTGGCCATTGAACTTGCAACAACTGGCTGAAGATACGAAATGAACACACAACGGTATGTATAGTTAAAAGTTCAGTCTTACCTTTTCATGACAATCTCCAGCAACTCCTGCAATGATGCATCTTGTGccagtttttcctttgaagtttgCTCACAGAAGGTAATTAACATCCTGTAACCAACATGGTCAAATAATGCACAATGTGAtttatggtactccctccgtccgcaaatacttgtcgaagagatggatgtatctagacatattttagttctagatacatccattttatccattttttacgacaagtatttctggacggagggagtactctatTGCATTTCAGAACATAAAATGCGACGCTAAAGTTTTACATATTCAAGAAAATGTGAACAAATAGATTTTTCACTGGGATAATTATGCTGCTCCAAAATGAAGCAATATTACCAATTACAGCAAAAGGAAAGTACATAAGGAACAGCAAGTAGGTGTTGGGATGAACAAGGTTCTGTTTATATTACTACTCTCTCTCTTTAAAAATGTAGGGTGTACATAAATTGTACTATACTGGCTTTGACAAACAATTACTCCATCAAATTAGATGTCGGTAGATTCATATTCAAATGCACTTGCTTATGTTCTGAATTGGTTAAGGCAAGGCAATTTATGTGACATAAAATTGATGTCGGTCGATTCATATTCAAATGTACTTGCTTATGATTGTGAATTGTGGTTCTGTTTCACATAACCACATATCAATGGAATAATTATCAGCTGTCATAAACAATTGAATATGTTTTACATTTTAAAATGGAGAGAGTAATGGGTGCACATTGACAAATTGAGTTTGAGTTGAATTGGATTGCTAGACAAAGAACAAGTAATGGGGACAAGTTTAGTTGGCCTATAAAAGGCTGCGTGTTGTTACTCATAAGAACAAACAAGAAGAAATCAGTCTATGATCACTATTTCCTAATCTAAAGTCCTGTCTCGTCTATGATCTGTTTCTCCCTATTCTAGTATCTCATCTCCTCAAAGCCATGCTATAATAGCTCTACTCTATTTCAAGAAAGAACCATGAGTATAATAATTCAGAATATTAAAGAATGACAGCATTGGGAACAACCTGTGCAATGATTCTTCGGTTAGTTGGACCTCTTCCCTTTCCATTACACGTTTATCTGTTCGCTTGAATGTCTCGAATAGCTCATCTCTAATGGAAATTACCTGCAATTGTCAAAACATAGAAGGCAGTCATGATGTGAGCGCAATAACTCAGACTGATTTCCAAACTTATAGAAATGTAGACCAGCTTGTAGCAATGCTTCCTGGACTTCAATGGTTCCGCATAAAAATTGAATAAACAGTATTTCAACAATTACGACACCGATGAAGGTGAATATTGACAAGCTTTGTGGCTTATATATGAAAATATGCTCATCTACTAAAGCATGTTCATCTTAACATATACAAATGCTCCCGTAAGGAAAACATGAGTTCACTTCCATCAATCTGTTACCACCATAAGCAAACACTACAGCCAGTAACGCACAAGGCAGCATGCTTCTTTTTTCAGTTATATGTGACAAACAAACCAAGGCTTCTTGCAGGACCTCACAGGATATCTTGCATAAGTAAATGTACAACCAGAACCAACCTGAAAAGCCTCTGCCTTCATTAAATAGTTTGATTTACCTTCAGTTAacttacactagtgtcaaaaaacgtcttacattatgggacgaaggTAGTAGTAGAAGACATATAAAGAAAGTGTCTTACTGGTCTCTCAACATGTTCATCCCAGAATCCAGCAACTGACTCCTTAGCATCTTGAATCCAGTTGTCCATGTCAGAACTTCCCATCAAGCTACTATGGCGCAGAAGCCATAGGGAACATGCAGAGAGGCCAATTGCTCCACACGTGTAGGGTAACCAGTATATGGTCATATTTCTTGGCTTTTTATGACTTGAAAGCTATCCGCAAACAATAACACGCTTCAGATAAATTACGCAACACTAGCAGCATGTACTTTACATGCAGTGCCATACAAGCTACACATTATCGCTATGTTATCCACGGGATTTAGCTGTAATCCTACCACTAATTTATAATAAGAAAGCATGTGTGACTGGCATATAGATATAGATAAGCACAAACGGGTAAATATAAAATACTGAAATTGAAACTTTAATACCCCTCCAACAACTCAGGTAACAGAAATCAAAGAATCTGAGTTTTATGTAGAGGATGAAAGACATGCAGAAGGGTGGCAAACTGGCAACAATCACCATGACTGGAGGGTAGCTTTTATATATCTTTCAGCGAAATATTTCTAAAATCCACCTGCCTGTTTATCTATTTCCTATTTATATATGCTAGTTATCTATTTCCTAATGGTGGTTTCCATCTACTAGAGATGGCACCCCATGAAGAGAGGCACTTGTATCCTGATTTCTTTTAAGACGGACAGAAAAGAAAGGTTCGTCCACATCTCTACTCTCATATCCCCCCTGAAGGAGCCGTCACTGCCAAGTTATCCCCTCAAATGTGTTAACCCTGTAATGGTCTAAGGTCATTGTGCTATGAGGCTGGGAAGTCGATGATCTCACATGTGTCATCGTCGAAATGATAGTTACTTACCTGAGAGGAAACAAAACTATCTAACTTTTGGAGGTTTTGATATATCAGACTAATAGCATCTGTTGCTAAGGCCTCACTCCATTGTGGACTCTCAACATCAACCTCTGGCAATCTTTCGAAGATAAGTTGAGATGAGTTTTCGTCATGAGTGAATGGTAGAGTTTGCCCCTGAAGACATGTGTTTTAACTAATTAAACCACATAGCATCAAAGAGGCAAAACATGTTACAAATCCAAATATATGGACAACAAGCATTGCATACCTCACTAGCATTTGTAAGAGATACCTCCAATTTGGGGAAGACGGTGTTCAGAATAACAAATAGTGTATGTAGTGATTCATCTGAACTTTCAGTTAATCCTTCTCTGCATTTATCAACTTCAGAGTAAACCTATGGAAGAAGCAAGTCAGAGTTTAAGTTCATGTAAATGACTAGTCAGGTAGCACAAAGCAGCATTATATTCAAATAAAGATAACTTTGAAATTTGACTACAGTGATACAACAGTttctttttgtttcctttttcgGAGGAGAGCAGGAGCAAGGTTAATCACGAAAATGCTATTTGACTGTTTTATTCTACTTCACATCAGCAGAAAGTTCAAACCATAGCACTGTTGCTACTTTTTCACGATAAACACGTTAGAGTAGCAAACCTCAGCCAGAAAAGCAGCCAATCGATGTTGCATATTCGTCAGGACAGCAAGTTTTACTGAGACTATATCAGATGCAGAGCCTAAAAGGTACTCGGATGGACTCCCATTGCTCCTGAGTCTAGTTAGTGTTTGACATGTTGCTTCAAGGAAGGCCCTTGGACCTCTTTCAAACATCATAAAGTACATTTTATGTGAGTTTGTTCCCTGAAAAAATCTCACAGGCAAAAGTAGGTAAGTAGCAAAATAATATAACTTCTCTACATGctaaaaaggcaaaaaaaaaaaaaacttcaaaGTTATCAATTGACTTAATACCTCAGCTTTGGACTTCCAATAA is from Triticum aestivum cultivar Chinese Spring chromosome 1B, IWGSC CS RefSeq v2.1, whole genome shotgun sequence and encodes:
- the LOC123125790 gene encoding protein DGS1, mitochondrial — encoded protein: MATSPPRSPNSGDRPETTDLVVAAPAQPARIWNSLVARLPTLPNSLLLVAASDLLRRLLAVRRRRRRRRRPALPLPIYDDAASSARVSGEMPKAFAILEDIVQHTLSDLHSIQKSLLYWKSKAEGTNSHKMYFMMFERGPRAFLEATCQTLTRLRSNGSPSEYLLGSASDIVSVKLAVLTNMQHRLAAFLAEVYSEVDKCREGLTESSDESLHTLFVILNTVFPKLEVSLTNASEGQTLPFTHDENSSQLIFERLPEVDVESPQWSEALATDAISLIYQNLQKLDSFVSSQLSSHKKPRNMTIYWLPYTCGAIGLSACSLWLLRHSSLMGSSDMDNWIQDAKESVAGFWDEHVERPVISIRDELFETFKRTDKRVMEREEVQLTEESLHRMLITFCEQTSKEKLAQDASLQELLEIVMKRYEKESMHPIQNLFSGELARAMLIQVQKLKLDLQEAMLELDQILKANEINFAILAALPAFGLLLLLLFLVRAWAMHDQGAEGRGRIARHQRWQLLIEVERRLKEFKKCMINEMDEEASCKFGLTLYTLDRLYKAVEVHAKETGEWSSLRDDMFNLAKPNVGVADKLDVLKGLKWNYACLRPSLS